GACAAAAAGAAACTCACTTTATCATCATTTGGCAAAATATCAAAGCTGCTTGGAATGAACTCGTTCTTTTTGGGCAGCTGCAGCTCTTCAATCGGCTTAGCATTCCTCCACTTTTCAATCAGCTCTGAAGGAATGTCTTCGATTTTGTACTTGGTTCCGTACCATTTCTCAGTCTGGTCAACAATAACAGGTTTCTTCGATACGATTCTAATCCTGATTgaaggaaggaaaaattaaacaaaagtcAGAGCATTTTCCAATTGTTTTCAACCTGCAGTTATCTGGAGTGAGCTTTTCCATCACTTGATTAATTAGCTCGGGTTTCCACTCagacaataaattttctgcagtCAGCACATCGTCTATTGGGTATTTCTAGAATAGGCAAAATTCCCTTttcttaaatgttttaaaagccGCCAACCACTGGCACCACTGtacttttgcaaatttcggAGGCTTAAATGCACTCTTTTAATACTGCGGCTACAAATATGCAATAATTCTGCTATCGTGCATTCTATACATAAGcgtaaaaatctttaaaatattttatgcaactTGCTGAAAACTATGATTTCGTGTtgaacaacaaattttaaatacaaaaattcagGTTCCTATTTGCTTCTtcaagtttttattaaaaagaataaaaattgaaatattttcagtcaGGAATGCCCATGGCAGtaggattgagtctaaaatgTCGCTgtgaaaataccaaaaaaatttaaatttctaaccTTTAAATTAACAGCTTTAAAAAGTGTTTAACTGATTGTAATTTGACATTCGACacataaaattccaaaagtcAACTCACCAGCAGGTGTTTAGCCAACATGTAAACATATCCCACGGGCGATTCTTTGTCTTTGAACCGGAAACTGATTTGATCGATTTCcataatttcattgaaaatccATTCCTTTGGATCTTCTTGCCGAAGCAGATTGATAAACTAAAAGTAGAAGcgtgattgattgatttcccACAGAGCGTTTTACTGGAAGAGTACCTGGAAGATGAGATCAACGATGTTGTCAACGTTCTCGAGACCCTTTTCAGTCAGATCAACGTCCACATCGAAAAGTGCAATGTCCCTTGCCACTGAGCTGCATCCGGCAATCAGTTGGCTCGACCAGCCACGCTTTTTCAGAGCAGAGAGCAAGCTGCCGCTGCTTTCGTGACCAATCAGGTGACTCAAGTACTCAAATGGCTGAAATCACAGAAAACGAAGAGttcattaattaacaattaggAATCAACAAGCACTGATTGTCAGATAGGAAAtcatttgtttcatttctaaagttttcaaaattcccacttttttcaatttctgtgtgccaaaattaaataaaaatattttgaagttaTACAACTAAAATTACAGAGAATAATTCGACAATTCATGTGGCAATCAATCTCAGCATTTTAGTGCTGCTCACTTGAATGTAAACACCTTTCCCAGGGTTAaggagaaaattgctttttcaagaattttttttgctaacaCATTAAGTGACAAATAGATGTTTAAAActgcgggggccagatgtgagATAAAATTGCGGTTCACACTACGTAAAGCGcgcattgaaaaaatgaaaatcatacatttatataatttttatgttgattttattttttttgcaaataaactgCAACgctcttaaataaataaaaaagttatatgTGCACTGTCCCTAAATATGCTTTAGAATTAATATTATGATAGCGTGTGGGTGATACTTTATTGGTCTTTCAAGTCTAAAAATATAGAAACAGCGAAAATTGTGGCATTGATTGCAGcctctctttaaatttttatcacgaGTGAAAGAATACTATAGTTTGTGAAAATGTAGGTTATAAGAAGTATACTATCCTAgtttaatctaaaaaagattatcaatttataaatctaAAAACTTCCCAACATAGTCAAAATTGTACGATTTTGAGCTGCAGATGATTCTTACATCGTAGAATTGATCAAGATGACTCCGATGACTaactacaaaataaatacttacATCTGATTTGTAGTGCTGCCTCATGTCAGGAATGGGAAAGGAGATGGTAAGCAATCGCAAGTCATGTACTGGGACGACacgtattttctttttcagctgCTCTGGACCATAAGGATGTCCGGGCCACTCGGGCAAAGTAACGCGTTTGTTCTCAATTGCACCAAACATATTCTCAGCTTTTTCTTGCAGTTCATCTAAAGAGtctgtaaaatatataatatattcaatGAGTACAACatgttctgaaaaaaattcaaatccagCGCTTCGTTTCATTGAAGAAGCAGAAATATTTGGGGACTCTCCCCCATTAATTCtggaaaaaacacaattttaaacctttaaaCATGCACTGATAGAGTCacttttaacatatttttggataatataggattaaattttacttattaatGATCAAAGTggatcaaagaaaataaaaaaaacaccatttattcctatttgaataaatttcattaaggTCACAGTTGTTTTTGACGCAAAAATATCTTCAAGTTAAACTCGCAGTGAAATATGATAtcgtatttaatatttaaaaactgaataaatagGATTCCTGGTTTTCATATACCAACAATTTATAGAAATATTACTAAAagaaattattggaaaatatccACATTTCCACCCTTCTTCCAAACtctggtaaaaaatatttactgaaattagttttatatCGCACCTTTGCCGAGGATCACGAGCGACATGATGTTGGACGAGTAGTAAGTGCTGTGGAACTTGAGCAGTGCCTCCCTGacattaattccatttttcttggGATCTTCGACCAACGTTTGCAAGTTGCCAGTGCTAAATTTACTGTAGGGATGGTCCTTGATGCTGGTGCTCCTTTCCAGCTGGAGTAAACGCCTTGAGTCATCggccaaatttttttcatactcCGAATTGACGGCTTGCACTTCTCGGTCTGTCGCGTCCTCGGTGAAGAGAGGGGCCTTAAAGAACTGAGAAAAACTTAATGCAGGAtcattatttgtgatttttgttaattttaactcaTTATTACATGTCTAATGCGATGGTCAAGTGTTCAAAGGCGACGTCAAAGAAGAAGATCGTGTCTTCGGTGGAGGTGAATGCATCTGAATTGCCGCCATGCTCTGACAAGAACTTTTCGTACTCGTTCTCTCTTGGGTACTTTTCCGTTCCAAGGCGCAGCATATGCTCCAGAAAGTGAGCCAAACCGTTGAGTTCATTGGGATCGCTCATGTAACCTGAAAGAAACAATCAATTGCATAATAAGAGCAGTAAacgttttcaaattattaaaggtCTTTTAAGACTTGTTTTTTAAGACTTGAAAAGTACAATGGAATGTAGAGCATGTTAAAGTACACGTTAATCCCGATTTTCAACTccatattttatgaaaaacaaataactccattttttgctgctgataATTATCTGATTATTCAGCAAATTCATGGAATTGTGAAATGaacttagaaaaaatattttaaaataagtcaaaattttacataagTTTACCGTCGAAGCGTTCGTTcggattttattgctttatacAAATTCCTATCAAATGGAAGGAATTTTGTCACAGCCTCGCTTAAAAACGAGAGCCCCCTTAAAAGGCATACAAACACCTAACCTCACCATTCCAAGCATTGTTCTGATTCTCAAACAGCAAAGAGAACACGTAATTAATGCGCGTTTCAAAATGCAACGCAAGTTGAATTGATAGAATGCCTAGAATAGAATGCCATAACATTCTTTGGTGTTTCATATTCTGAACATATACACCCTATTACAGCTTTTGTGTCACATcgttgaataataatatttaatagtaTAAAAATTCCTTATAGAGcatagataaataatatttagaacatacttttaaatattaagcaCCTTTTATTTGATAcacaaaggttaaaaatttttgctttatatgaaattaattgcttggTTATCCCAACAACACACGCAGGtgtagtaaaaataaagtaatgaATTGATTCACcattaaatgagaaaaatggctTTCTCATATCTGGAACAACTCATTTCAATATTCATAAAATGATGATTATCACTATAAAATATACTTACCAACGTTAACGGAGAGCGCAGCTGCTGCCTTGTCAGTTTCTGGGTCGCTGATGAGTAATACCCGTAGCTCATTGTCCAAAATTAAGCCCCGGTAATCTCTTTTGTCCTCTTGACTTTTCGTGATGTTTCCGAATATCTGGATCATCGTGGAAACTTTCGCTGTGGAGAGCGGTCTAGAAGAGAGAACTATTTTACGCTGCAAGCTCTTTAAATACGCCAACAAGAGCGCGTGGAAGtctaaaaattctaaaaattcattttgttacCTGCGCagaaatttcacagccctgaCAGGAAAATTCCTGATTTTGAGATCGAGAAGGAAACAAATATGCGAaggttaaatttgtaattttctccTCTTCACGTCCTTACTTTGAAGCAGAATATCTGGTCATTAGCTTTCTGACCGGAGAAATCAATGCTCTGCATCGGTTCCATCCGGTTTATCCATGCTGAATttgataatgaaaaaatagatttcctGCATGGCGTTCTATATATACAACATTTATATAGTCTTTTTcacccaaattttctcaagttaTCCCTATTTTGctaaaagtttgaaaacggGTGgttcaaattgaataaacaaaaatatcaaactggGAAATGCTTTTCTTGCATACCTTCTCCGGTGCTGTGTCAACATGAATAGATCTACGCATGAAGGATAATTTGACCTGATTATTGACATGAGGAGATTGGTTGGGTATACGAAAATTTATGGCtcaggagaaaaataaagtgaataTTTGTCCGGAATATTGGTCTTATCTCGGGTGCAGAAAGGAGAGCAAAGGGTGTAGCTTGCCCACCGAAACTAtgcagcatgcgtgatttggcagtatgggacgaatgtctagtgTTTCAAAAgagtcctcggtgcgggggCAAaaggcccttgagtgggctgggtccctgtgcggcctgatGCGCCCATATTTTCCGTTCGCGATATTATTGGGACCAGGGTTTCAGAATTCGTGCTAGTACATTGCGCGCCCTTCCAAGTCCTCGGaaagggataaaaataaaaatattttactgtttgaAATGGTCGTGTTCACCTTTGCCAAatgcaaaggaaaaaaagcGCGACTGGCCAAATCTGTTCTTGCTGGTTAATTTgaagtttataattttaaaaatataaacacattacatttgctcaaaataaatcagtgtttaattttctctcgttAATACCTTTAAGCATCTCACGTCTATAAATTGGTCTCTTGACATTGAAGGTAGCTATTTGTTcgggaatttcaattttgttatatGCGGACTGCTTCGAGTCAAATACgcgaaatatatttaatttttttttactgaatttcccttttttaatagATCTCTGATATTTCaaccataaaatttataactcactctagattatttaattgttcGCACTTTGTGTTGACAAATATTTCTGATACAAAGGtaaatcagttttatttctttcgatCATTGCAGGTTTGCTTTAAGCCAACATTGTACGagtgtgtaattattttaattaaatagataGAAAATGCTATACAGAAATgaatggtatttttaattttttcttggcaataaatgcaaaaaacacgTGGAACGTATTTCATATGACCGACGTTGCTAATGTAAAAAGTTTGGCTTTAGAACCTTGCGGCCTGTGATGAGCATAAGGTTGGAGCAGCGGTAAGGTCGACAGACCACTCTTGATGCTGCAGATGTCGTCGATTCGCGTTGGCTGCAACACattcaatcaattattaataaattattttctttggtataaaaattaagaaataccTTGCTGACGACCGACAACGGCTCAAACTCGTCAATCTCAGCGCCAGCAGATCCAGTCGCAGCGAGCCCTCAAACTTGAACAgtgtaaaaaaaaacgtttttggtaaaattagtGACTCGGACTGTATGGTTCTGATTTGGCTAAATAACGAAATGAAATTGATGCCTATCAAATGCCGCGTCGAGTGGTGAGTCACTCAACCCGGGATCAACGGGGCACTTCGGGCCTCGTGGGCcagtcaaaaataaaacaatcgtCGTTTTCCTTTGGTATTAATACTTTTGCAATGCACCTGTGGGCCCAAATGGGCCGGAATTTGTCCACTTCGATTTATGTCTTGAAGAGAGCTCTACCGAGTGCGCGGGTTTTTCCGAAATTCGGTTTCATCGATTGTCAGGGGTGAAAAAGGCGAAATTTCAACCTCCGTAAAATCTTCCCCTTCAGGATGCGAGCGCATAAAGCGACAAACCTATGTTTTCGATCAGGGTGCTGAacggaaacaaaataaaaagtaaagtGTCGGCAGCACACGTATTAGTAATGGGTAATTTTGGTATGCAAAATCGATAAGTGCACGCATCAAGATAGTTTGGGTCAAACGTTAAAATCTGTTATCACATATATGCAAAAAAGTTATTGattgaattaagaaaatataaatataaaactttaagttaaataaagataaatataactttttgaTCATACAGTTGAAAACTTTAGGGTTCGATCTTGATTGCTTTTGTTTTAAGGTTGTAAAGCCTGGTGCGTGATTCCTTAAACCTATACATGCCTAAAATATCTGTGTTTTTGTAGTTCGTTTCAGACGTACGGATATGCACTGGGTATAGTTACTTGTTAGTTACCATACTGAATCCACGACAAAACTAATTTAGATTCTAAAAAAGTGAATTGCATAAGaggatcaaaatttatttgtacaaGACTATAGGTAAAATGTGTAATATAAGTTTTTGCTAAACTTTTGCTTTGGAGCCTTGTGGCTTGTGATATGCAGAAGGCTGGGGAAGCGGAAAGGTCGACAAGTTGCTCTTGAAGCTTTCGATATCCTCGATCCACGTTGGctgcaacacaaaattaatgaaaataaaaatattaatacttGTGCATTAGGGTTTACTATAGAATTGTTCCATCCTTCAAACAAAGCAAACCgcgaaagataaaaaaacataCTAACGCGCGAATTCAGGAAAAgaagattaataatttatgcactacacagaaattcaatttaaaaggaaaaaggttCAAGATAAAATGGAGATACATATTTGAAGGTTGAAAATGGCggatttttgtgatttttttgaaaatttgatcttgaaatttaaacttttgcaaattgttagaccagttggtttaaaataatgttagaTACATTTAGCTATGTTCGATCAAATTATGAAAGAGTGTTGTAAAAATCATATTGTCtgaaattcaggaaattcTCTGTTAAGtagaaaaaagtgaaaataccTCTCGTACGGCCAACAACGTCTCAAAATCGTTCATTTCACTATCAGCGCCAGCATTTCCAGCGCCTCCCTCCGCGGTCGACAACACGTGGATCGCCAGCTTTCGCCTTTTGGCACCTTCGGGGTGGATGTGAtcattgtaaaaatgaatcaCATCGTCCTTGGTGATTTTCCTGAGAGATTCGACCTCGATATTGTCCCGGTCAAAGCAGTACGTTTGGTCGGAAATTTCGGTCCAGTATCGACTCGTTAGGTTTTTCATCTTCTTGGGCTTCTCCAGCCGCAGCGCAGCCAGGGCTTGTTTGTGCCGTTCAAACTTCTCGTCGCTCATTTCCTCGAGGTACGACTTCATGCTCAGCAGAAACTCCTCAATTTTGTGGTCCACGTAATCTGGGTGCTTGAGTGATGTAATCTCGATTCTCACACATTGGCCCGTAATGACGTAGCTATGACGTATATCCACGCTGTAACCCAGCTGCTCCTGTAATTAGAATTATGAGCAAACTtgtgtgtaattattttacaaggTACTGCTTATACCGTATGAAAAATGATAGAATACTAGGTTAGCCAGCATAAATCATCAAATATGTAGATGATATTATAAGATCAGGATGGAACggtcaataaatatttagtcaaaatcttaaaatcgcaggaacacaatttgttttgaCGCAATGCATATGAGAAACCATTCAATAATAAtctattagaaaaaatgacgCATAGGTATAATTACATTTTGGAGAGAATCTCGCTGAGAGTACAAAAACTCTGGTTTTtcagagttaatttttttcatatatatatacacacacacacataaatatTTGGCGTTTATCAATTTATATACAGACTTAAAACAATTAGGTCCtttgattttaagatttcGAGTAAATTTGAACGACTTTGAGACCTCTAACTTTGATTTTGGCTATCCATTTTTACTGCCTATATATCTAATTGTTCCTGAGGCAGCGAATCGTTGGTCTCATTGGCCTTCTAGAAGCCGAATATGAACGTCAAAAGCCCGCAATTCTTTgcccttttaaaataagtaattttttatttaaagaaataaaaaaaatacttttaggCCAACCTTCTACCTAGGGCCTATATATATTCTTATATTCGTTGACACTTGCCAACTACCATGGTCTCCTTGATATAAATTCACTTGTACGAAAAGCAGTTaaagcagaaattttttttgaatttataatgaaaacaattaaaattttcatagattGGCACGGCGTTAAACCTTTGACCTCTCATTTAGTGTTCATTCGACAAGACTCGACTCACGGAATCCAAAGAACACCTTTCATTTCGAATTATTGTAAGTAAAAGGTGACTTTCAAGATACAACTTCACAGCCCCAGTatacaatgaaaaaatctaGCATCTCTATTAATTATTCGAACACGAAAATTAACTGACTTTGGTCCTGAGCTCGTTGAAGCACGGTTCGCTGGCGAGTTTGACGAACAACTCAAGCTGCATTTTGCTCTCTGTGCTTTTTGGCGGACACTGCAGGTGAAAGACGACGCAAGAAGTTTTGTACCTGGCATTTCTCGCTTCATAAACATAGTTGCACCCTGccaaattcatcaaaatgagaaagtaaaaaaaaactaaggGAATTACATACCATCATTCAGCATAATATCACAGGGACGCTGCAAATGCGACGGCAGCATATTTTTTGGAAGGTTTCTTTCAATCACTTCGATCAGTTTCTGGGCTGCTGCTTTGTTCGCGTTGCCGTGGATCAGGCACTCAATGTGCATAATGGAGAAGAATTGCTGGATGAACCTCTCCAGGCCTTCGGCGGACACATCTGGAAAATCGGGTAAGTTGAAATATCTTCCTGACTAGGAAAAAGTTTggtcaataataaatatattgaatatGGGTTGCGGACTAGGTgatgcttttttttaaaaaaaaattagctgtCAAATCTAGCGAATTTTAGGGGTTTAATATATTGCagatttctttcaaaatgggTGATCTCTCCTGGTAGCGTGCAACCTACGAAAACTAATTAATACACATGCGTCCCATATGCGCAATAACATTTGGGCGCGTGTGTTACTAGCCGGGGTCTTTTATCGCcgcgtgaaattaatttgcacagCATGCTGGAAAAAAGGTAGCGAGTCGGGAAGCCGAAAGTAAACCTCCAAAGTCAGGATGCACTCTTTATTGCTCAAAGTGACTCTCGTGCGATGAATCGAGTTGTGCAAAACCTTACTGCAATGCAAGATAGTTTAATTTAAGCGCAAATCAGCCTCAGTTGGCCCTCAAACGTGCTCGGATTATTCTTATTGGTCACGCAAAGCATGTGCTAAGCAAAATGGCTTGGTTTGAACAATTtcacaatcaatttaaaaagttctgCATGACAgattcatcaaattttttaaccttttctaGGTCTCCAAtagataatatattaattggtTGAAATTTGCTTAAGGAATTATTTAgcttagttaaaaatttaataagaccGGTAAATTTAGGGCATTTCAAGCCCCAAGCCTTTAACAAAGCTATATTGGCAAATCTTTCCTGCcgagtattttaaattaaaggaaCATTCCCAAAAGACCAAACTGACGTACCGATTGGTCCAAGAATATAAAACCATTTGTAAAATACCAAGAAGGGTGATGAACAAAAACTATGGTCTACTAATCGATTTTCGTTCAATTTCCCATAAAGATTTCATATCGTCATagctcaaaataaacaatccaaatttaaataaaagcagctaaaaattttgcatttcaattattattcttatcGGGTACAATGCATACCAGTAagtggttaaaaaaatctcacttACATTCTTGAATATCCGAATAATCTCTATGAAGCCATTTGTTCTCCCGCAAGCACACAGATTCATAGTGAGATGCCTGCTTGTTTGGGAACCACGTGGAAAACTCCTTCAGATACCGCACgtgacaaagaaaaaattattcaagattAAGACAAAAGAGGAAAGTGAAGCATACGTGTTCCTTTACAAACTTGTAGTATTTCCCTCTGATATCCAATTTGATCAGCTTGTTGAGCACtttatcaagaaaattttcttgcttGTCGTGGAAGCCCTCAATTTTCACCTTTTAAATCCAATTCAggaatcattttaaaacaaattgtctCTGCTTACCAACAAGCCAGAACTGTGACTCATGATATAACACTTGAGACCCGCAAGGTTGGCGTCGCACAAATACACAAACAGGGCGCTATTAACAAGTCCCACGTACATAAATACATAGTACGACGCGATGGGGTTCAAATTCGCAAAtggactgaaaatttaaaacaaacagttAAGCTTACAAATTGAGATAATATATGGAGCGTAGAATGCCTAGTAATATCCATTATCAGGTTTAATTTTGGGAGGAGAAATTCGTCATCCTTCTTGTGCCACACTCGAACAAATGGCGTCTCATGAATGATAGATGGATGCGGTGGCGGCtgcaataaaaagtaattatttaaggGAAGTTGTAAAAATGGAGTTCAAATAAGCAAGCATATTCGAActtcaagaaaatattaagcCCGCGAAATacatttaccaaaaaattatatattggAGGCTTATTAATGTCAtgatttacaatatttttgtagaaaaaattgctACAATTACTTAagttttatgtaatttttcaaatcattcaAACAGATAATAGTTgccagagtaaaaaatatgaatgctGAATCACTTAACCATTAAAATACTGAAGAACGATAAGaataaatattggaaaatcaCGATGAcggtaaaaacaataattctttattaaaaaaaatgagctaAAAATGTCATCCGCATAATAGTATAATGATGCCTGTTTACACATTTCTGGATATATTAAACTATACTAATATCACTCTAAATTGTCGAGCGAAACTGTATTTAAGAATACAGTATACTCccttaaaaaaacttttctgTTCGTAGATTaaagttttagttttttttcttaatattttctgaaatatatataaataagtaTAGATTGACCAGCACAGAAACTCACACTATCATCATCTGGCAAAATATCTAAGTTGCTTGGAATGAACTCGTTCTTTTCGGGCAGCTTCAGCTCTTCAACCGGCTCAGCATTCTTCCAATTTTCAATCAGCTCAGTTGGAATGTCTTCGATTTTGTACTTGGTTCCGTACCATTTCTCAGTCTGGTcagcatttttctcaaaatgcttagaaaaaatgaaaatcctgTTTTGAAGGATAGGTTAACATTTTCTCAGAACATCAGAAAAAGGTGACCAACCTGCAGTTATTTGGCGTAAGCATATCCATCAGTTCACTAAGCAATTTTGGATTAAACTCTGACAATAAATACTCTGCAGTCAGCACATCCTCTATCGGGTATTTCTTTGGAAAAGGGAAAActgacatttaaatttatgttcgCATTCAAAACGTAAACTCACCAGTAGGTCTTCAACCAGGTTGACAACGTATTTCAAAGCAGTTTCCTTGCCTTTGAACCGGAAAcccaattttcttattttcgcgtactcattgaaaatttttttatgtcgTGGGCTCTCTTTTCGAAGCAAATTGATATACTAAAAGTTACGATAAGTAAATgtgtacatttttaataaaataataattgcgagAGGGTTTAAAAACCTGGAAAACGAAATCAATGACGTGGTCAACGTTCTTAAGACCTTCTTCAGTCAGATTAATAATCAGatcgaacaaataaaaaatttgactggCCGCATGAGGATCGTAGTAAGCTTTGAGATTAAACATCAATACTCGCACTCCCAAGACGTACTGCAAGCTACCGCTGCTTTTGTGATCAAGAAGGTAGGCCAAGTACTGAATTGGctgaaagcaataaaaaaattggttaatttttaatatttctgctaGCAGCATAACTCAAAAACGTtgcacatattttaaatattttctgctagTCTTTCTAGCACGTTTATTGAAAAGGATTTccgcaaattatttaaaatcgtccccacaaaataaaaaaatatgtgtaaaataaaaggaatcttttgttttgaaatgcttAATCAAttgcgcaaaataattttacaaaaaagcgCACCATAGTTTTTAA
The nucleotide sequence above comes from Cloeon dipterum chromosome X, ieCloDipt1.1, whole genome shotgun sequence. Encoded proteins:
- the LOC135945422 gene encoding insulin-degrading enzyme-like, with translation MIQIFGNITKSQEDKRDYRGLILDNELRVLLISDPETDKAAAALSVNVGYMSDPNELNGLAHFLEHMLRLGTEKYPRENEYEKFLSEHGGNSDAFTSTEDTIFFFDVAFEHLTIALDIFSQFFKAPLFTEDATDREVQAVNSEYEKNLADDSRRLLQLERSTSIKDHPYSKFSTGNLQTLVEDPKKNGINVREALLKFHSTYYSSNIMSLVILGKDSLDELQEKAENMFGAIENKRVTLPEWPGHPYGPEQLKKKIRVVPVHDLRLLTISFPIPDMRQHYKSDPFEYLSHLIGHESSGSLLSALKKRGWSSQLIAGCSSVARDIALFDVDVDLTEKGLENVDNIVDLIFQFINLLRQEDPKEWIFNEIMEIDQISFRFKDKESPVGYVYMLAKHLLKYPIDDVLTAENLLSEWKPELINQVMEKLTPDNCRIRIVSKKPVIVDQTEKWYGTKYKIEDIPSELIEKWRNAKPIEELQLPKKNEFIPSSFDILPNDDTPSKHPTIIHETKFVRVWHKKDDEFLLPKSNLIFELTSPFAFVDPLRVNFIDIYLNLVRDALTEYSYDASLASLQFSVVSSEYGLKVSIEGFNDKLDILLTKVLDTLFNLDVDEKRYEIFKESYVRDLKNFEAEQPYTQAKRYQAACLIEKSWLKTELLEATKYLSFDDLKSFIKEFFSMMHIECLIHGNTNKAAAQKLIKLIESKLPKNVMPLFPQHLLRYRDMKLEDGSNCVYEVTNEKHKTSCVDVHLQCEPKRTESNMLLELFVQITSEHCFDVLRTKEQLGYIVELDLHRNVTSQGVRILVQSCKHPIYVDHKIEEFLLNMKSYLEEMSDEEFERHKEALAVLRLEKPKKMIQLTNLFWDEITEQTYCFDRNNIEVDFLKTITKDDVIKFYTDHIHAEGAKRRKLAVHVLSTAEEGAGSAGAEIDELEPLSVVSKPTRIDDICSFKSGLSTLPLLQPFAHHRPQGSKAKLVR
- the LOC135945425 gene encoding insulin-degrading enzyme-like: MVQIFNKIKKSRGDKRKYRGLILDNELRVLLISDPKTDKAAAALTVNVGYMSDPNGLDGLAHFLEHMLFLGTEKFPIENEYKKFFAEHGGIANAYTTMGKTTHYFDVTPEHLNRALDIFSQLFLAPLFTEDAIVREVQAVNSEYEKNLANDSYRLHQLDKTTSSKDHPYSKFGIGNLQTLVEDPKKNGINVREALLKFHSTYYSSNIMSLVILGKDSLAKLQNTAVKLFGTIKNKRVTLPVWPGHPLGPEQLKKKILAVPITLVNSLRISFRIVDKSQQYKSGPIQYLAYLLDHKSSGSLQYVLGVRVLMFNLKAYYDPHAASQIFYLFDLIINLTEEGLKNVDHVIDFVFQYINLLRKESPRHKKIFNEYAKIRKLGFRFKGKETALKYVVNLVEDLLKYPIEDVLTAEYLLSEFNPKLLSELMDMLTPNNCRIFIFSKHFEKNADQTEKWYGTKYKIEDIPTELIENWKNAEPVEELKLPEKNEFIPSNLDILPDDDSPPPHPSIIHETPFVRVWHKKDDEFLLPKLNLIMDITRHSTPFANLNPIASYYVFMYVGLVNSALFVYLCDANLAGLKCYIMSHSSGLLVKIEGFHDKQENFLDKVLNKLIKLDIRGKYYKFVKEHEFSTWFPNKQASHYESVCLRENKWLHRDYSDIQEYVSAEGLERFIQQFFSIMHIECLIHGNANKAAAQKLIEVIERNLPKNMLPSHLQRPCDIMLNDGCNYVYEARNARYKTSCVVFHLQCPPKSTESKMQLELFVKLASEPCFNELRTKEQLGYSVDIRHSYVITGQCVRIEITSLKHPDYVDHKIEEFLLSMKSYLEEMSDEKFERHKQALAALRLEKPKKMKNLTSRYWTEISDQTYCFDRDNIEVESLRKITKDDVIHFYNDHIHPEGAKRRKLAIHVLSTAEGGAGNAGADSEMNDFETLLAVREPTWIEDIESFKSNLSTFPLPQPSAYHKPQGSKAKV